The genomic segment AGCGTCTCTTTCATTCCCACATTTTTTTCTTATACTCATGAACGGATGCAGTTCCTTTCTGATCTACTCGACAATACGCTGCTTGAAGAGAGACGCTCTACAAAATCCAACTCCTGGTGTACTGCGAAAATGAATCCTTTTCATTTGCAAAACAGCGgcagcgtctcttcctctttttctcccaaGAGGCGAGGTGGCACATTGCCGCACGATACTAGGTGGCTTTTCTGGAGGTACATTTCACGTGTATTTGCCAGCGGGAAATACAGCTCTTGTTATGATGCAACACGTACCCTTCTTCTGGCATTTGCCATGAGAGGAGGCAGCACAAGAATGTTGCATTCTTCAGCCGTCTTGTGGGGGCGGACCTCTCTTGTCTCGAATACACGAACGAGATCTGCTGGATCTCTTCCCTTGAATGCGATGTCGTACGTGAcagtgaagagaggaaacaggtgGTCGACTTCATGGGACGATATGACCTCAAATACTTCTCTTGCAGTAAGGGTGCCCTagacagacagcgaacaGAACAGAAGGCCTGATATTACGAcggacgaaggaggcggaaCCAACGGAAATCCACGTCTGGGAAGAACTCCGTTGCGATAGGACAGAACAGCAATGACGCCTTCAGCACATCTGGTTCGAgtctgcccttcttctgcgGGTGCATCTCGCGGTCGACTTTCTCACCTGAAGCTTTTGGCCATTCAGCATCTCAGCTTCGATTTGGTCCCAAGTCTTGCTCCCTTTCTGTCGAACGAATTCCGCCGCACAGCGCGCATTGCGACCACCGAATACTGTCGTGATCACGTCAGCGTAACCAGCGCTATCGAAAAAGGTTTCCTGTATaaagaaaaaacacgcaTCAGgtgctttttcctttcccaACTTGCAcccgtctcctttctgcacTTCCGCTTGAAAACTGCGAGCCGACGAGCACGGCCAGAAGTCGCTCCACATAGAGTGAAGAACCACACGCTCACAAAAATACTCCAGCAATGGTAGGTTAGGAGGAACAACGAGAGACCAGAAGTCTGAGTCTGAAAAGGAACTTACGGCGATGACATTGTCGAAGAATATCATTCCGAATTGTTTCATCTCCTCTACACCGAGGCGAATAATAGCGCTTTTTGTGTTAGTTCCCAGTCCCAAACCGTCACAGAAACCGGCAGCCAGCGCGACGACGTTTTTGACTGCTCCGCACAGCTGCAGCACAGGCAGGTGCACAAGAGATTTCATGACTTTTCTATAACAGCGTGGACTGTCCGAAGACgacagcagaaaacgcagactaAACGGTTTGCCAAAGATGCACGAGAGGAATGCATGGACCTGGCCTGCCACCATGCTGTGCTTATTCACCCGTCTCACTCGTCCGTATTCTCCTTCCTAcggctcctgtctcctggtGTCCGTTTCGCACCTGGAAAACCCAACGCTAACACACGCCAATCAGGACGGGGAAGTAGAATAAACATATGCAGAAGCTGTTGTCAGTTCCGAACCTTTCAGACTCTTTTGATTCCTTTTCGACCGCCGCTAAAGTCCCTGTTCTTTTATCATCTGATGTCACGGAGCGGAATATCATACCTGAACACCCGCAACATCTGGGAGGGTGTTGACCTTGAAATATGGCTTGTCGAACAGCTGCTGCCAAATCAGCGCCGTATCTGTCTCATCCGGGGAATGGCCGATCGTTGCCTCGGCGAACTCTTCTCGAGCAACGTCGTTTGCGACATTTGCGCCTGAGGAAATGGAGGTAGACTAGACAACAAAAAATCCAGATACTCCTCCCTAGATGCGTTTGAAAATGAATCACAAATGAGTAACATGTGCCCAGCGTGTGCACATGCACCACACATATGTGTCACAAACAAGTTTCAGAGGCATAACCAGATTCTTTTCAGCAATTAGACACgagcagacagacgcatggAAGAGAATCCAAGCGCAGTTGGGCCTTGCCATTCGTACTGTTTTGTGACAAGCGACACAAGGTCAATTGACTGGAATACAGAAAGTGAACGATAGCTGGACACGTTACCTTGGCATGTTTGCGTACCAGAAAGAGCTGCACACTCGACGATATTGAGCTTCGACCGAATGGTATCTGAAAACAGTTGAGGTCTTCCGCCTTCCACGTAAAGCCCTTTCAGCAGCGATATCGCGCGTGCGTGGGATGGCACAACGTTGGCCTTCGCAAGCTGATCGCATACTTTCTGAAACCGACAAACACAGCGAGAACACAATTCCCtacttccttcttccccgtccaTGCTGCTGACTGTTGGCCTGCTTGCGGACGCAGTCCAACGGTGTGCGCCACCCTGGATTCGTGACCACCCGCTTGCAGTTATAGCGAATCTGTGACGTAAGGAGATAAAGTGAGAGCACTCTTGCGCGTACACGGCCGCCATTTCCCTTTTTGATGGGATGTGGAACGCAATCACAACCGAAGCACAtgaggaaaaaacgcaaagttCTTAGACTTTCCGCCGCCCTAAGCACAGAAAGCGAGTCCTTACCGCCACAAACTGATGGGGCATGACGAACACGAGAAGATCGGCACCGCGACAGGCTTCGACAACGTCTGGCACTGCAACCAGGTTGTCGGGCAATTTGTGGCCCGGGAGATACTTTACATTCTCGTGCTTCTGGTTGATGATATCCGTGAGTTTCTGTCCTTCAATCATCTCCTCGAAGACCCACATACGGACCTAAAAAACAAGCAGGAACGAAAAGAAACTGCGGGTGACCTACTGTGACGCGCAGGAGCGCTCCAGTTCATCGGATAGTTTCTACAtacagaaacgaaaagcaGTGAATGCGCCACAaacgaacggagagagaccaCACTAGCAATAATCGCGCCCAAAATTTGCTCTGGATTTCCTAGGTAAACTTGGAGATGACATACGtgcgagacgcagaacgaTACACAACAACAGGGAGGgggaggaaacaaagacaaaAGGAAAATCCCCTCCAAAGTCACCAAGTGAAACAAGCGGCTgtgagaggcagaagagcaCGAACAAGTCTAAACAAAAGGACGGGTGTCACGTTAGACGGGCTGCTCTCGCGCATCTGGAACCGCCTTCTAAATATGTCGAGCAGTTATTCCTATAACACGAACTGATTTAGAAAAACACATTCTTCTGCGAAATCGTGGTACAACTAGCGAGCAAGTTCGGCTGCGGTCCTTGACAATATTCATGCGCGGTTCTCCAAATGCACAGTGAACCcaggaagatgaagagagtGAACGGCGTAACGTCGGGGCAAAAACAGAACGGAGCGAAGGTCGCGCACCTGATCGTGAAAGACGTACGACCGCTCTGCATTTTGCGCGCAGATCTTTCCGATCACGCTGCCCCAGTTTCCACTGCCAATTACGGCGACCTGCGAACAAAGGACAAAGAACCCGAACGCAGTAGAAGAGAAACCGCaaaggcagacgcagagaagggagatACGAACCAAGGTCTTCGCTTACCCTCAAAGGTCCCTTTTGCAGGACCTGAAACAGAGACCTCTTGGGCTGAATGGGTCGAAGAAAGGATTCCATGGCTCCTCCCGTGTGGTCGTTGGTGCGTTTCCGTTTCGTGTGAAAGTATcgcacagaggaagaagaaaatgcTCGTGTGTTTCGTCGGCCGCTCCACGCACTGCTGCGGGTGACGGGCGAAGTCACAGCCCGCGGGGAGACGAAAGCGCTCGCTTGAACTGCACTCGCCACTGCGGGAACGATGGGTTGGtgaaggaaagacgaggcagagacaagcGTTCTCTGTGTGGACGGACGCAGTTGAGAAGGCAGTCCAGTTAGGAAAAACAGGAGGAAAAATAGAGCGAGCGAACGCGGGGCAGCGGCAGACAGCGTGGAAGTTGACAGACTGCGACCACGATCGAAACCGCGAAAGCGATACAGGACCTGCGGTTTCGCTGGACGAAACACAGACGCTGTTGTCGCACCAGATACCTTGCCGTCTGccaaaaagcaaagaaacgcACTCCACGTCAAATGCTTGTGCACCAGAGCAAGGACCGACGGAAAGGTCTGGACGAGTCGTGTAGGCAACGAGTCGCTGCCCACCGATGTGTGCGGTGACAAGGCACGCAAACTGGTGGTCGAGGGCCTTGTTGGATCGACGCTGTTTCGTCGCGCACGAGATGTGACAGCAGACAAGCGTGGTGTACCGAGTTTCAGCGGAGCCGCGCACGCCGGAGATACGGACGACTGACGGAGGGGACCACGGAAAGGGTTTTGCCGTGTGGCTGAGAAGGAACGTGTGAGGCTATTTCCCAGGGCAGCAGAACCACTGCACCACGAACCGGGAACAGGTGACAGGCTGGAACCTCGCGACTTCGTTGTTGAACCTTCACTGCGGCACTGCTGGACTGGATCTAGAGTTGGCTGGAGGGTGTCCGCTTCTGTCCTCCTGGAAGGAAAGCCCGAAATCTTAGCCGCACACAGCCAGAAGGGCAAGGGCGGTGAGAAAGACAAAACTGGTGCAGAATAGGCGGcacaggaaaaagacgagtCGCTCTTCGTACCATGGCCAGCTTTTTCCGGCGACGTCCGGCACCCAGCGGGCTTATCTTCTGAAGAGTTGACTGAAGGGGTTGGGAGAGAACACTTTTTTGAAAGGATAAAGTTGTCACATTCCACCGTGGCTATTGGCGACGGACTGTGCCGTGCGACCGCGAACAGATTCCAGAGAGGTGGAGCGTATGAGTGCCTCAGAGTTAGGAACTGGTGACCTGACGCCCAGTGATGTTCccgtctctcgctgcagtGCTGGTCTTCCTCACCCGAAACCGCTAAAGAAATACGTGTGTCAGCACAAGGATCAAATGCCGAAGTTTCCCATCGCTCACAGGCCGACAAAATAAAATGATTTACTTCCATCTCGGGTGTGCGAAAGTGGACCCGTGAGAAAACCGGCCGGGGTTTCCAACGGGTGAACGGAAAAGAAGCACCCTCGCTAGGTGGCGTGAGCTCCGCGTTCTTCTAGTGTGCGAGGGTCGTTCCGTTTTCCGAAGCTCGACCCCCGCGATGGGACGGCGGTGCCAGGATCTGGTTTTGTAGAGACTTTAGGGAAACGAATGGACGGCGGGACCACAGACGAATGAATTTTTAAAAAGCCTATTAGTTTTGTATCTATGTTCCACGGGATCTAATGAGCAAGAACTGTGTCAACCGTGGTGGTCCGAGAGACGCTGGACTGACGAGTCGCGAACGAGGGAGGGAAGATGCACCCGACCAGGGAACGCCGGTACGTGAAGATGGAGAGATTCCTTCCTATATAAATGATACGTTTTCGAAGGAACGCGAGATGATGAAATGACCGCATTTCGACTCCACCGTAGGCGGCGAGGGACTCATCACGCGCACGAACAAAGGCAGGCGGTATAGAGACCACCCCGTCGCGCTGAAGATGCGGCGGGTCGTGCAGGTTTTGGACGTCTCCGGGGACGGGTGCTGCGGGAGAAATGATGCGTCTACCGCGTCCTGAACACATGAACGGGACATGGAACACGGAGAAATCAACCCTACAAAATCCGATACGGAGAGCTACGAATGCAGAAACGCGGTGGTTCTTCAGAATTGCTCTCTGTCAGAAAAGGATTTGTGCGACCGCGCCTCTCCCCGGCCACGTGTCGTGGCCCGTGAAGAATGAAAcgccaagagagaaggactcCTCGGAAGGTAccgaagcaggaagaagatgtCAAATTTTCAAGCAGTGAACTGGATATCCATGTAGCACTGGCGATAGTCATGacccgtctgtctcctccggtTGCTCCATCGGCAAATGCTGTCTCGTCCCTGGCGCGCGCGTCGCCGGATGTGTTGATGCTCACCTCGGTTCCTCCCCCCCTGGCCGtccagagagaacgcgagccGGAAGACAGCGGTACGTTGCCTGCTGCGGCCCATAATCTGTGATGCTCAGAGGCACAAAACGTACGAAGAATCCTTGATGTAACTGGTATTTCAGTCGATGTTTTCCTTCCCGGTCCTACCTAGCGTTGCTCTGCTGAACTCTTTACCATGTGGATCAAAAATGAGGAAATCCCTTAGGTTCTTCCGGAGACCCAAAACAAAAGCCCGCCACGGTAGACTGCACTATGTGGCCTCGCGGCTGACGCGAGTTAGCGCAGCTTACGTACCACATGTTAGCAAAGCATTAGTTTGTCTGCGTACACTCCAGGTACCAGGTAAGTCCGTGCGCTGGACAGGGGAGCGAAGCAAAACAACTAAATCCGTCATAAAGACTCAGGAACACAGAAACGCTCCTGATGTCTCCAGAATTCCTCTCTGCCCAACAGCTGCGCTCGGCTGTTCCTCAGGTTTCCATTCGTCAAATCCAGTGTCTACTCTCGCTGGTTGCTGCATTCACATTTCAATGCTGCAATTTCACTTGAGCTCGTTCCACTGACTACTATCCTTGAGAGCGCCTCGAACGAGGAGGCAGATATTGGAGGAGATGAAGGATAGACTAGCCGCCAAGTAACATGGAGATTAGAAGGTGAGCATGAGCAGATGAGGGTTCGACAGTCTCTCTTTCGGGAAACGGTGCGCGAGGGAAACTcagggggggggagggggaagGGGGTTCACAGCGCAACGTCGCATGACTCGACACGGAACAGCTGTATTTTACGCACTGCTGGTACAAGGCCCGAGGGCAGATTATTCTTATATTCGATTGATTGTTCTCATGTGTGCTTAAGACGATTTTGTAAAGCTGCCAATTTTCTTGTGGACCGAGCAACAGTTCATTCAGCAAGAGCGAGGGGGACATCGCAGTAAATCTGCCTCCGTTGAGCGTGACTCTCCGCTATCGTGTGTTCGTCGCTAGGTAGTGGCAATGTTGGCCCCTGCTTGACATTTTCCTGGTGGTCCCTACAATATGGTTTGAGACTCGGAGCCGAAAGTATTTCGCGCCGTCTGTCGGGCCCCGTTCCCCAATGCAACGCAGTTCAGGGCATATCGTTCGCGCGCGGACGAAACGcagcgttttttcctcttgaGAAACTCAACGGTTTCCCTTTTTTACAAGATTGTTACAAGGTTCTTGTGAATGACACCTTTGCACAGTTAAGGGGCCGGTATCCCCACGGTTTTCCTGATCACCCACGATACAAACACACTTTCTGGCAACCTCACCAGTTTCTCGCGTTGCATTTCTCGCAAAGTAGCGTCATAAGTTGAGCGTGATGAGGGGCCGACGTCAGAGGCAAAGACCCAGGAAGTGTCTTTGTCTCAGCAGTTTCCCATCCGCGAAATTTCATAGGTCCTGCACAGGACAATCCTTTCTAGGGAAAGTAGATTCCCCTGTCCGTCCATATGCTAGGAACTCGGCTGGTGTTGCCCTTTCCAGTACAGCTTCTTTaccttctccgtcttttgctttctcgtGCTTTCTTTCCGCTCCTCCCTGCGGCATCGAAAGCGAACCGCTTTCCCGTAAGGCGCCGCAGCTCTCTTGTGGGGCTCTGCGTAGGGCAGCGCGTTACTTGCGCAGtcctctgcgttctgcgCCGTCTGTTTTGTTcactctgtttttcgttgtctctctttcttcccctttcttccgTCTCGGGGTCTTGCCCTCGTTCTTAGGTAACGAGCGAGTGACCCTCACAGGGGGCTCTTCGGGGCGCCCCTCTCCGGAGCCTCATGCACTCGCCGCCACTGCAACACCCGCTACAAACAGCCTGTTTGGCCACggcctggagacaggcgctttattgacagagacacgaaacgAAGGGACGGAGCGAGAGCACAGACGCAAACATGCAGGCGACGCCGGACCAGGACATGCAAGAGGAGCGCAGGTATCTGTGGCGCAGGCCAATCCTTTCCGCGGTTCTGCGAAGGGAGGAAGCGGGGAAAGGGCGGTCGATTCCCGCTCAGACgatggagagggagacgcagacaacCCACTGTTTCATTCTCCGTACTGGCAGGcggccgctgtctccggaAAAGCTCCACTGGAGGCTGCTGATGTGCTTCTGCCGTGGGGGTCAGAGAGGGTGGATACCCGCAGAGTCGAACATGCGAACCCGAGCCGTCGAGAGAAGGGCGGCGAAGAGGTGTACGTGGTGACCGAACGGCCGCAAACTgccccttcctcttcgacaAGCACATCTGCGCCTACctcgagcgaggagaaagaggacggGCATTCACCAGGacacaggaaagaagcgaagctgTCACCGTTTTGGAGGACAGTTTATGCTGCGGTCACGGTCGGTCTTATAGGCGTTGCTGGCTTGGCAAGCGGGCTGACGACAGGGTATATGGCGTTTGATGAGCTCCAGCTCCTCGTGCTACAGGAAACAGGTTCTCCCCGAGCACGGCAGCAGTAAGCAAGGAGGACGAAAATCCGACTTCTTGCCGTGGCACAAAGTTATCGCTTCCCAACAATCGTTGCGCTCGCCTTCGCGCctatctctttctcccttcttgccGGCAATTCTTCACGTCTTTCACATCCCCAGGtgtttgtgtttcctctgtgtttGCCGAGATATTTGCCATTCCCAACGTAAAGTGCGTCGGGTGGAACAGTCATAGTCGTGAACAGCTCCCTGCATGCTTCCCGCGTACTGTGTTTCCTTCCAGTTTCAAGGAATGTTGTTGTCTTGCCCGGGGTTCTATACTCAAAAGTGCCGGGCCGTCGTCCCTGCTGTCCTTGATCCCCTCcacttctgtttcctgctcTGTGGATCTGTCCATAATCTGCGCTTATACCGAGGCGACTGTGTGGTTCTCTGTTCTCTATGTATACGTGATACAGGGCGGAAACCGTGTACCGCATTGTTCAAGGGAATCGGCACCAACTCCTCGtgactctgcttctctgcaaTTCACTCGCCATGGAAGcgctccctctcttcctcgaccgCCTTCTCACGCCTGTCCTGGCTGTCCTCATTTCAGTCACTGCAATTCTTTTTGTGGGAGAGATTCTGCCTCAGGCTCTGTGCACAGGAAAATACCAGCTGCCAATTGCCGCGGTAAGCTCACAGGAAGCTGCTGGTGAAATTCTGAGTGAACGGACCTCGTGAGGTTCGTGTGCTACGTGTTTGTCAACCGCTTCGTGTGTCGCCGGCTGCCCACAATGGGAGGACCAAGAGCGTTGCCAGactccgtcttctctgcgaTCTCTCGGCGCGCACGTCTTACCACGGTAGTTGCACTCACGAGTGGAGGCTGGGGCTCCTCTGTCGGCAAGCGCGTCGTGTCATCACTTcagctcttttctcgccCGTTTTCGTCCACTGCGAATCGTCCTCTTCGACTCCACACCGTCCCAGATGCCTCTCCGATGGCTCACCTCCTTGATTTCTCTGTGGgcgttctttctgtgtccCTCAACGAAATAGGGCTTTTCTCTggctctctgctttttctcagGCACTGGCACCCACTGTGCGGTTGCTCATCATTGTCTTCGCGCCCATCGTGTACCCGACCAGCAAACTCCTTGATCGTTTCGTCAGGACAGAACATCGGACGCACCTATATGCTCGCTCCCATCTTAAGGCATTAATTGGTTAGTGTCTACATAGAGTCAGCGAGAAAAACCCTTCCCGCTACGTATATCTGGCGTTTCCGTTGTCATCGTTTCTGTTGTCTTCCCGGGGGGTCCGGTCGCGTGAGAGATCGTTTGTGGTCTCACGTGCGCTGCTGTCGCTGGAGGATATGGAAACAACTCATTAGAAACCCTCTCTCTACATGGCGAACACCTCCTCGTGACGGCTTTGTTAGATTCGGTTTCAAAAGCGCGGCTTAGGCTTGCTCTTTTAGAGGGTAAGGGAAGTCCTCAAGGGCGGCTTTGCGGACCGAGACAGGGACCTCTGTCTTCTGAGTCAGCAGTGTTTTGCCCTACGCGTCCGGTTTGATACCCGTGCAATTGTTCCATGTTGCTTGCGGCTAGACTAGAGTCGTTTTTCAAACGCTGCATACTCGACGGCATCCGTGTGCACTCATTGTTCTCCTGAGCTCTGCCTGTGGCAATAGGTTTACACCAGAAGGACCGTCGGAGCCCTCTGTTGCTTCAGCACAGCATAGATCAGCGCCGGCAAGAGCGTCTCCCCACGGCAGAGGGTGATTCGTCGTCGCGGCGAACTCGACGACCTTCTTCAGGGCAGGATGATGTCACCGGTGGAACCATGACTGCCATGGCACTTGCTGTGCCGGACGCCGGCGAAACACCAGGCAGTTTCGCACGAACGGCACAAGACAGGCAAGGGGGCGCGGCATATTCCGCTTCTCGCCAGGGCGACGAAGTTCGAAAGTTAGAAGGCGCCACAGCAACAGATACGCCTACTCCCCGGAGCGTGGGCGAAGGGCGAGGACTCGAACAGAGG from the Toxoplasma gondii ME49 chromosome IX, whole genome shotgun sequence genome contains:
- a CDS encoding glycerol-3-phosphate dehydrogenase (gpdh), putative (encoded by transcript TGME49_307570), which encodes MEVNHFILSACERWETSAFDPCADTRISLAVSGEEDQHCSERREHHWASGHQFLTLRHSYAPPLWNLFAVARHSPSPIATVECDNFILSKKCSLPTPSVNSSEDKPAGCRTSPEKAGHGTKSDSSFSCAAYSAPVLSFSPPLPFWLCAAKISGFPSRRTEADTLQPTLDPVQQCRSEGSTTKSRGSSLSPVPGSWCSGSAALGNSLTRSFSATRQNPFRGPLRQSSVSPACAAPLKLGTPRLSAVTSRARRNSVDPTRPSTTSLRALSPHTSVGSDSLPTRLVQTFPSVLALVHKHLTWSAFLCFLADGKVSGATTASVFRPAKPQVLYRFRGFDRGRSLSTSTLSAAAPRSLALFFLLFFLTGLPSQLRPSTQRTLVSASSFLHQPIVPAVASAVQASAFVSPRAVTSPVTRSSAWSGRRNTRAFSSSSVRYFHTKRKRTNDHTGGAMESFLRPIQPKRSLFQVLQKGPLRVAVIGSGNWGSVIGKICAQNAERSYVFHDQVRMWVFEEMIEGQKLTDIINQKHENVKYLPGHKLPDNLVAVPDVVEACRGADLLVFVMPHQFVAKVCDQLAKANVVPSHARAISLLKGLYVEGGRPQLFSDTIRSKLNIVECAALSGANVANDVAREEFAEATIGHSPDETDTALIWQQLFDKPYFKVNTLPDVAGVQLCGAVKNVVALAAGFCDGLGLGTNTKSAIIRLGVEEMKQFGMIFFDNVIAETFFDSAGYADVITTVFGGRNARCAAEFVRQKGSKTWDQIEAEMLNGQKLQGTLTAREVFEVISSHEVDHLFPLFTVTYDIAFKGRDPADLVRVFETREVRPHKTAEECNILVLPPLMANARRRIGRLQSIVDHERFKEQEKKIVKEYEKRYTEIEVAAETAKTADDFTPVAPAAEECRARK
- a CDS encoding CBS domain-containing protein (encoded by transcript TGME49_307580~Predicted trans-membrane domain (TMHMM2.0):342-365:423-446:457-480) codes for the protein MRGRRQRQRPRKCLCLSSFPSAKFHRSCTGQSFLGKVDSPVRPYARNSAGVALSSTASLPSPSFAFSCFLSAPPCGIESEPLSRKAPQLSCGALRRAARYLRSPLRSAPSVLFTLFFVVSLSSPFFRLGVLPSFLGNERVTLTGGSSGRPSPEPHALAATATPATNSLFGHGLETGALLTETRNEGTEREHRRKHAGDAGPGHARGAQVSVAQANPFRGSAKGGSGERAVDSRSDDGEGDADNPLFHSPYWQAAAVSGKAPLEAADVLLPWGSERVDTRRVEHANPSRREKGGEEVYVVTERPQTAPSSSTSTSAPTSSEEKEDGHSPGHRKEAKLSPFWRTVYAAVTVGLIGVAGLASGLTTGYMAFDELQLLVLQETGSPRARQQAETVYRIVQGNRHQLLVTLLLCNSLAMEALPLFLDRLLTPVLAVLISVTAILFVGEILPQALCTGKYQLPIAAALAPTVRLLIIVFAPIVYPTSKLLDRFVRTEHRTHLYARSHLKALIGLHQKDRRSPLLLQHSIDQRRQERLPTAEGDSSSRRTRRPSSGQDDVTGGTMTAMALAVPDAGETPGSFARTAQDRQGGAAYSASRQGDEVRKLEGATATDTPTPRSVGEGRGLEQRPVRESSTMGARFSAGDRRPVSPQNRSPMRNTEAEGETRDGALQGGSLHPSMQQAGLHAPGWSDNGEPEGATHKTREDLGKAVGLHRDEVLIMQGALDMACKSICDFMVPLHDVYMLECSMRLTRELLVDVLRKGHSRIPVYEGRRSNVRGVLLVKSLILIDPKAGIRIRDLMRGRTFRRLCTPLFVAPSVNPYQLLNEFQEGRCHLAFVTNDVATYQHAWKQDVDVPTTADLLGIVTLEDVIEELIQEEIMDEFDKRMTGVGPSAARAMRSAGSGHSGVLSSTPGASRFPAMDTSAFLGLEPPRHESGSELSDRLGTRSNTDAYLPLARASTTLSRFASLFALEEAASCASPSAPFIRTPPHLGSRAALLFTAGDRAPGPSKGDQGEDHPETINGNKVGKRLCKSKTSECPFQGVRADGAGAAAGLTDGSSCSSSAAHDSNGSRSVCSGGTACEADSLIEDRPFSPGKQEVHRLRSEMKGFSESPASLLLSPDTSVSGVMSPKRQCEVSSGTHLGSAGEVISPEVCAREALGDHSFPSSQTPGGRRAQRRRSM
- a CDS encoding hypothetical protein (encoded by transcript TGME49_307575) codes for the protein MGRSRQRTAVFRLAFSLDGQGGRNRGRGRRIISPAAPVPGDVQNLHDPPHLQRDGVVSIPPAFVRARDESLAAYGGVEMRSFHHLAFLRKRIIYIGRNLSIFTYRRSLVGCIFPPSFATRQSSVSRTTTVDTVLAH